A part of Crassostrea angulata isolate pt1a10 chromosome 5, ASM2561291v2, whole genome shotgun sequence genomic DNA contains:
- the LOC128183338 gene encoding pentraxin fusion protein-like: MPRLNWHPHNPKQFHCIRWLYRSRQPYHSSKPRIMRSEKIKEHYQRQFSLKSFGFPTSAYKVLFSGDGGSFPAALRECTEFCRGDRRCIGMEVCQIMEDLYRCRACCEWMKLGEKTEPTNNMAACKYYEMKEETMNIAVSQPATLSSTYPASNNEASNANDNVLKCSSSLLTACTQLESQPWLKIDLQAIYDVNKVTIYNRQDCCGERLHDVQINIINNGTDASCGFYKGPADDGDRISVYCASGAVGRYVLMTILNQPGKREYLTVCEVQVFVDV, translated from the exons ATGCCCAGGCTCAACTGGCACCCACACAACCCCAAGCAGTTCCACTGCATCAGGTGGCTTTACCGCAGTAGGCAGCCCTACCATAGCAGCAAGCCCAGGATCATGCGG TCGGAAAAAATTAAGGAGCATTATCAGCGGCAATTTAGTTTGAAATCATTTGGTTTCCCAACAAGTGCttacaaagttttgttttccGGCGACGGAGGGAGTTTTCCTGCTGCTTTGAGGGAATGTACTGAGTTTTGCCGGGGAGACAGACGGTGTATTGGTATGGAGGTCTGTCAAATCATGGAGGACCTGTATAGATGTCGGGCGTGTTGTGAGTGGATGAAACTAGGAGAGAAAACAGAGCCCACAAACAACATGGCCGCCTGTAAATATTACGAAATG aaagaaGAGACAATGAATA ttgCAGTATCACAGCCTGCCACTTTGAGTTCCACATACCCAGCCAGCAATAATGAAGCTTCTAACGCTAATGACAACGTTCTAAAATGTAGTTCCAGCCTCTTGACTGCATGCACCCAACTTGAGTCTCAACCATGGCTAAAAATAGACCTACAAGCCATTTATGACGTCAACAAAGTCACCATCTACAACAGACAGGATTGCTGTG GGGAAAGACTTCATGATGTCCAGATAAACATTATAAACAATGGAACGGATGCATCGTGTGGATTCTACAAAGGACCTGCAGATGATGGTGACCGGATATCGGTGTATTGTGCTTCCGGTGCTGTAGGTAGATACGTACTAATGACAATTCTCAATCAACCAGGGAAGAGGGAATATCTCACTGTGTGTGAGGTCCAGGTCTTTGTCGACGTCTAG